One Ahaetulla prasina isolate Xishuangbanna chromosome 1, ASM2864084v1, whole genome shotgun sequence DNA window includes the following coding sequences:
- the MFSD4B gene encoding sodium-dependent glucose transporter 1 isoform X2, with protein MGMAIAILGPTFQDLAANVNKNVSQISYIFVGRSLGYFGGSLIGGILFDCMNSKLLLGLSMLGTTVGLYAIPWCKKAILLTTVMSIIGFAMGILDTGGNVLALDTWQAEAGPHIQALHFSFALGAFVAPILAKMVLGGSALELQIHLGSNINNESAMNSPPGATLLPKLHLNWNFVWSYAVIGTYLLLVALFFFTLYLRSIPVRGRTKLSMQKYQIAKYHHALIVLLSVFFFWYVGAEVTYGSYIFTYAKTYAFMKETEAAGLNSVFWGTFAACRGLAICFATCSYPGSMILISIVGSTVSSLFLVLFNVHTVALWVGSAVYGASMATIFPSGISWIEQYTTIQGKSAAMFVMGAALGEMCIPAAVGFLQGYFPTLPVLMYTALGAAVMTAVLFPVMCKLAASTNDAKLKDAGDGEVQEALLSSTYPEDDEEDNEIREWNEVDFEIIEMNDRLQNSVIETSKEFQGEFTTTVSSQPPSENLSFNSSPVLAVRSPKRKRSNKND; from the exons atg ggGATGGCTATTGCTATTCTCGGACCAACATTTCAAGACTTGGCtgcaaatgtaaataaaaatgtcaGTCAAATTTCATATATCTTCGTGGGCCGTTCACTGGGATACTTTGGTGGTTCTCTAATTGGTGGAATACTTTTTGACTGCATGAACTCCAAGTTACTTTTGG gCTTATCTATGCTGGGTACAACAGTAGGTCTATATGCTATTCCATGGTGTAAGAAAGCCATCTTGTTAACAACCGTGATGTCCATCATTGGTTTTGCAATGGGAATTCTGGATACAG GTGGGAATGTTCTGGCTTTGGACACATGGCAAGCAGAAGCTGGTCCTCACATACAGGCCTTGCATTTCAGTTTTGCCCTTGGAGCTTTTGTAGCTCCCATCCTGGCGAAGATGGTACTGGGTGGTTCTGCCCTTGAATTGCAGATACATCTGGGTAGCAATATTAATAACGAGTCAGCTATGAATTCTCCTCCTGGTGCTACGTTGTTGCCGAAGCTTCATTTAAACTGGAATTTTGTGTGGTCTTATGCTGTGATTGGCACTTACCTCTTACTCGTCGCATTGTTTTTCTTCACTTTATATTTGAGGAGCATTCCTGTTCGAGGTAGAACAAAACTTTCCATGCAGAAATACCAAATCGCGAAATATCACCATGCTCTCATAGTACttctttctgtgttttttttttggtacgtTGGAGCAGAGGTAACCTATGGCTCCTACATTTTTACTTATGCAAAAACCTATGCTTTTATGAAAGAAACGGAAGCAGCAGGATTGAACTCTGTCTTCTGGGGAACCTTTGCAGCTTGCAGAGGATTGGCAATCTGTTTTGCGACCTGCTCTTATCCTGGTTCTATGATCCTGATAAGTATCGTAGGCTCTACTGTGTCATCACTCTTTCTGGTCCTCTTCAATGTACACACGGTTGCTCTGTGGGTCGGTTCTGCAGTGTATGGTGCCTCAATGGCTACTATCTTTCCCAGTGGCATATCTTGGATAGAGCAGTACACCACTATTCAAGGGAAATCTGCAGCAATGTTTGTCATGGGTGCAgctctaggagaaatgtgtattCCTGCGGCAGTTGGCTTCCTTCAAGGATATTTTCCCACACTCCCAGTGCTCATGTATACTGCATTGGGAGCAGCTGTCATGACAGCAGTACTGTTCCCTGTGATGTGTAAATTAGCGGCATCAACTAATGATGCTAAATTGAAGGATGCGGGAGACGGGGAAGTTCAAGAAGCGTTATTGTCCAGCACTTATCCCGAAGACGATGAGGAGGATAATGAAATCAGAGAATGGAATGAAGTAGACTTTGAAATAATTGAGATGAATGACAGACTCCAGAACTCTGTCATAGAGACCTCTAAGGAGTTCCAAGGAGAATTTACTACCACCGTCTCCAGCCAGCCTCCTTCAGAGAATTTGTCATTTAATTCTTCTCCTGTACTTGCTGTCAGATCCCCAAAACGGAAACGTTCAAATAAGAATGATTAA
- the MFSD4B gene encoding sodium-dependent glucose transporter 1 isoform X3 → MAIAILGPTFQDLAANVNKNVSQISYIFVGRSLGYFGGSLIGGILFDCMNSKLLLGLSMLGTTVGLYAIPWCKKAILLTTVMSIIGFAMGILDTGGNVLALDTWQAEAGPHIQALHFSFALGAFVAPILAKMVLGGSALELQIHLGSNINNESAMNSPPGATLLPKLHLNWNFVWSYAVIGTYLLLVALFFFTLYLRSIPVRGRTKLSMQKYQIAKYHHALIVLLSVFFFWYVGAEVTYGSYIFTYAKTYAFMKETEAAGLNSVFWGTFAACRGLAICFATCSYPGSMILISIVGSTVSSLFLVLFNVHTVALWVGSAVYGASMATIFPSGISWIEQYTTIQGKSAAMFVMGAALGEMCIPAAVGFLQGYFPTLPVLMYTALGAAVMTAVLFPVMCKLAASTNDAKLKDAGDGEVQEALLSSTYPEDDEEDNEIREWNEVDFEIIEMNDRLQNSVIETSKEFQGEFTTTVSSQPPSENLSFNSSPVLAVRSPKRKRSNKND, encoded by the exons ATGGCTATTGCTATTCTCGGACCAACATTTCAAGACTTGGCtgcaaatgtaaataaaaatgtcaGTCAAATTTCATATATCTTCGTGGGCCGTTCACTGGGATACTTTGGTGGTTCTCTAATTGGTGGAATACTTTTTGACTGCATGAACTCCAAGTTACTTTTGG gCTTATCTATGCTGGGTACAACAGTAGGTCTATATGCTATTCCATGGTGTAAGAAAGCCATCTTGTTAACAACCGTGATGTCCATCATTGGTTTTGCAATGGGAATTCTGGATACAG GTGGGAATGTTCTGGCTTTGGACACATGGCAAGCAGAAGCTGGTCCTCACATACAGGCCTTGCATTTCAGTTTTGCCCTTGGAGCTTTTGTAGCTCCCATCCTGGCGAAGATGGTACTGGGTGGTTCTGCCCTTGAATTGCAGATACATCTGGGTAGCAATATTAATAACGAGTCAGCTATGAATTCTCCTCCTGGTGCTACGTTGTTGCCGAAGCTTCATTTAAACTGGAATTTTGTGTGGTCTTATGCTGTGATTGGCACTTACCTCTTACTCGTCGCATTGTTTTTCTTCACTTTATATTTGAGGAGCATTCCTGTTCGAGGTAGAACAAAACTTTCCATGCAGAAATACCAAATCGCGAAATATCACCATGCTCTCATAGTACttctttctgtgttttttttttggtacgtTGGAGCAGAGGTAACCTATGGCTCCTACATTTTTACTTATGCAAAAACCTATGCTTTTATGAAAGAAACGGAAGCAGCAGGATTGAACTCTGTCTTCTGGGGAACCTTTGCAGCTTGCAGAGGATTGGCAATCTGTTTTGCGACCTGCTCTTATCCTGGTTCTATGATCCTGATAAGTATCGTAGGCTCTACTGTGTCATCACTCTTTCTGGTCCTCTTCAATGTACACACGGTTGCTCTGTGGGTCGGTTCTGCAGTGTATGGTGCCTCAATGGCTACTATCTTTCCCAGTGGCATATCTTGGATAGAGCAGTACACCACTATTCAAGGGAAATCTGCAGCAATGTTTGTCATGGGTGCAgctctaggagaaatgtgtattCCTGCGGCAGTTGGCTTCCTTCAAGGATATTTTCCCACACTCCCAGTGCTCATGTATACTGCATTGGGAGCAGCTGTCATGACAGCAGTACTGTTCCCTGTGATGTGTAAATTAGCGGCATCAACTAATGATGCTAAATTGAAGGATGCGGGAGACGGGGAAGTTCAAGAAGCGTTATTGTCCAGCACTTATCCCGAAGACGATGAGGAGGATAATGAAATCAGAGAATGGAATGAAGTAGACTTTGAAATAATTGAGATGAATGACAGACTCCAGAACTCTGTCATAGAGACCTCTAAGGAGTTCCAAGGAGAATTTACTACCACCGTCTCCAGCCAGCCTCCTTCAGAGAATTTGTCATTTAATTCTTCTCCTGTACTTGCTGTCAGATCCCCAAAACGGAAACGTTCAAATAAGAATGATTAA
- the MFSD4B gene encoding sodium-dependent glucose transporter 1 isoform X1, with protein MAGGAKKQVRFARLEEEGAPEEAGALGDAAGEDAAAGESAPLALQPVVKVADGSGRRSRAGGGHGAGKQAAAAAAAAVAASRRALKWCISAALCAAFLGLGMAIAILGPTFQDLAANVNKNVSQISYIFVGRSLGYFGGSLIGGILFDCMNSKLLLGLSMLGTTVGLYAIPWCKKAILLTTVMSIIGFAMGILDTGGNVLALDTWQAEAGPHIQALHFSFALGAFVAPILAKMVLGGSALELQIHLGSNINNESAMNSPPGATLLPKLHLNWNFVWSYAVIGTYLLLVALFFFTLYLRSIPVRGRTKLSMQKYQIAKYHHALIVLLSVFFFWYVGAEVTYGSYIFTYAKTYAFMKETEAAGLNSVFWGTFAACRGLAICFATCSYPGSMILISIVGSTVSSLFLVLFNVHTVALWVGSAVYGASMATIFPSGISWIEQYTTIQGKSAAMFVMGAALGEMCIPAAVGFLQGYFPTLPVLMYTALGAAVMTAVLFPVMCKLAASTNDAKLKDAGDGEVQEALLSSTYPEDDEEDNEIREWNEVDFEIIEMNDRLQNSVIETSKEFQGEFTTTVSSQPPSENLSFNSSPVLAVRSPKRKRSNKND; from the exons ATGGCCGGGGGTGCGAAGAAGCAGGTCCGCTTTGCCCGGCTGGAAGAAGAGGGAGCGCCAGAAGAAGCGGGAGCCCTCGGGGACGCCGCTGGGGAAGATGCGGCCGCCGGAGAGTCGGCGCCGCTGGCCCTGCAGCCGGTCGTAAAGGTGGCCGATGGCAGCGGGCGAAGAAGCCGGGCAGGTGGTGGCCATGGCGCGGGAaagcaggcggcggcggcggcagcagcggcggTGGCGGCTTCCCGGCGGGCACTGAAGTGGTGCATTTCGGCTGCTCTTTGCGCCGCTTTCCTGGGCCTG ggGATGGCTATTGCTATTCTCGGACCAACATTTCAAGACTTGGCtgcaaatgtaaataaaaatgtcaGTCAAATTTCATATATCTTCGTGGGCCGTTCACTGGGATACTTTGGTGGTTCTCTAATTGGTGGAATACTTTTTGACTGCATGAACTCCAAGTTACTTTTGG gCTTATCTATGCTGGGTACAACAGTAGGTCTATATGCTATTCCATGGTGTAAGAAAGCCATCTTGTTAACAACCGTGATGTCCATCATTGGTTTTGCAATGGGAATTCTGGATACAG GTGGGAATGTTCTGGCTTTGGACACATGGCAAGCAGAAGCTGGTCCTCACATACAGGCCTTGCATTTCAGTTTTGCCCTTGGAGCTTTTGTAGCTCCCATCCTGGCGAAGATGGTACTGGGTGGTTCTGCCCTTGAATTGCAGATACATCTGGGTAGCAATATTAATAACGAGTCAGCTATGAATTCTCCTCCTGGTGCTACGTTGTTGCCGAAGCTTCATTTAAACTGGAATTTTGTGTGGTCTTATGCTGTGATTGGCACTTACCTCTTACTCGTCGCATTGTTTTTCTTCACTTTATATTTGAGGAGCATTCCTGTTCGAGGTAGAACAAAACTTTCCATGCAGAAATACCAAATCGCGAAATATCACCATGCTCTCATAGTACttctttctgtgttttttttttggtacgtTGGAGCAGAGGTAACCTATGGCTCCTACATTTTTACTTATGCAAAAACCTATGCTTTTATGAAAGAAACGGAAGCAGCAGGATTGAACTCTGTCTTCTGGGGAACCTTTGCAGCTTGCAGAGGATTGGCAATCTGTTTTGCGACCTGCTCTTATCCTGGTTCTATGATCCTGATAAGTATCGTAGGCTCTACTGTGTCATCACTCTTTCTGGTCCTCTTCAATGTACACACGGTTGCTCTGTGGGTCGGTTCTGCAGTGTATGGTGCCTCAATGGCTACTATCTTTCCCAGTGGCATATCTTGGATAGAGCAGTACACCACTATTCAAGGGAAATCTGCAGCAATGTTTGTCATGGGTGCAgctctaggagaaatgtgtattCCTGCGGCAGTTGGCTTCCTTCAAGGATATTTTCCCACACTCCCAGTGCTCATGTATACTGCATTGGGAGCAGCTGTCATGACAGCAGTACTGTTCCCTGTGATGTGTAAATTAGCGGCATCAACTAATGATGCTAAATTGAAGGATGCGGGAGACGGGGAAGTTCAAGAAGCGTTATTGTCCAGCACTTATCCCGAAGACGATGAGGAGGATAATGAAATCAGAGAATGGAATGAAGTAGACTTTGAAATAATTGAGATGAATGACAGACTCCAGAACTCTGTCATAGAGACCTCTAAGGAGTTCCAAGGAGAATTTACTACCACCGTCTCCAGCCAGCCTCCTTCAGAGAATTTGTCATTTAATTCTTCTCCTGTACTTGCTGTCAGATCCCCAAAACGGAAACGTTCAAATAAGAATGATTAA